The following nucleotide sequence is from Rattus rattus isolate New Zealand chromosome 7, Rrattus_CSIRO_v1, whole genome shotgun sequence.
CGGTTCAACCAaaagcacaataaataaaatgtggtccTTTTATCAGATTCTGGAAAatcacctccaaaaaaaaaaaaaaaatcccacaaacatGAACCTTAGGAGACATTTCCTTTGAATTTCAATGATCTGTTTCCCCAAATTTCACAAGAACAACAGCTGAATCACCACAATAGAATGCTCGGGGCTAGGCGCTGTGTGCTGTGGTGCTAAGTAtaccctttcttattttttttctttttttttctttttttttttttagaaaaataaaactctattTGTACAAATATACAAGTCCACGTTCCTTTGGCCACTTTCCTCTTATAACGTCAGACGCTGGCCTCCAAACACACAGTCATCGTAGGGCAACTGGAACAAGAGAGGGAAAAAGGCACATTAGATTCCTAGAACTTCGCTAAGCCATTGGGATGGTGGGAGAGCTGCTTCTGCAAATAACTCCTATTCCTGGACTCTCTCCTCCTCAGCCTAAACAGAACTCATGCGCCGGGCTGTAGGAGTTCCCTTCACCAATTCTCTCCTTTAAAAAGTCTAAGCTATTGCAGGGgcatagctcaatggtagaacatgTGCCTACTACCACGTGTTaaagcctgggttcaattcccacaactcCCTCTTACTGCCCCATTCTGAAACCCAAAAGGGTAAGCTATTAAAGCAAACCAGAGACACGTTCTTGGGATCCTGGCTTTGCAAGCTGAGATTGAGAAGTTGAATAGCTCAGGTCCCTATGATACAGAACAGCTCTAGAACAGACCTAGGTGTGGTGAGGGAGAATGGACCACTCTGGCAGTAATGAACACTCACCTCATCTTCCGTGAATTCTGACTCCGTGTCATAGCTCTCCTCATCCTCACTCTCGGGCAGCGTCTGAAGATTTTCCAGGGTCAGCTGGCCTAGCTGCTGCTGTATCCGGGTGCTTGGGCGGCCCCACGTAAGCTGGTAGGGGGAGTAGCCTTGGTAGGTTACTCTGTTGACATCAGCCCCACACTTCAACAGGAGCGAAACCAGGTCAGGATTCTGCAGGTCCACTGCAAGGTGGAGGGCTGTCCGGCCATTACAGGGCTCCTGAAACCAAAGGCAATCAGAAGTGTTTATCTGGAAATCTGCTCACAGTAAGAGCCAGCCCAGCAGAGTTTAGGAGGAAGGGGAAGTACTCACCTGCGCGTTGACATCAGCACCCAAAGTCACCAAGTGCTCCACGATGCCCAGGTAGCCATGGATAGAGGCTAAGTGTAGACACGTGTGGCCTGGAGGATATAAGACGGAACTGTAACCACTTGTTTCAATCCTCACACAAGTCACATCTCCTTTCTTGGGGACAACCACAAACGACCTCAATTTTGAAGAACTCAAAAGTCTGGGTTCTCAGTGAACGTCATGTAGGAATCATGgagaagactttttaaaagtccACACTGCCTGAACTTCTTATACGTTGAGGCGTTTTAGCTCCAGGCTAGACTCAAGGGGACCCgtctctcccttctctgcatccctggatgGACTGGCAGACCTACCGTTGTAGTTGGTGGCCTGCAGGATGGAGTGGAGATGCTGGGGCGTACAGGTCTGAGTCAAGACTGCTACACTGGCCAGGCAGCCCTGCTCACAGGCAAGATGGAGAGGGGTATTTCCTCGAAAGTCTCGGAGCTCAGGATCACAGCCAGCTTTCAGAAGTGCCTCAGCAATTCCTGGCTGGTTGGTGATCACAGCCAAGTGGAGTGGAGTCTACgaatggaagaggaaacagaaagagccTAAGCCATGGAGCAAACCCATAGTCTTGAGTTTCCTGAACCCCAGACACCTATTACAGAATCCCCTCCTCCCATTTGTCTACAGGAGATCAGGCAAACAGGAGGCCCTACGTGGGTCATAAAGACCTCAACCAACCCTTGGGATTTTCCTTCTGGCTCTAAGACGTTGGCTAATTTGAATGTAAA
It contains:
- the Nfkbia gene encoding NF-kappa-B inhibitor alpha, translated to MFQPAGHGQDWAMEGPRDGLKKERLVDDRHDSGLDSMKDEDYEQMVKELREIRLQPQEAPLAAEPWKQQLTEDGDSFLHLAIIHEEKTLTMEVIGQVKGDLAFLNFQNNLQQTPLHLAVITNQPGIAEALLKAGCDPELRDFRGNTPLHLACEQGCLASVAVLTQTCTPQHLHSILQATNYNGHTCLHLASIHGYLGIVEHLVTLGADVNAQEPCNGRTALHLAVDLQNPDLVSLLLKCGADVNRVTYQGYSPYQLTWGRPSTRIQQQLGQLTLENLQTLPESEDEESYDTESEFTEDELPYDDCVFGGQRLTL